Proteins encoded by one window of Aphidius gifuensis isolate YNYX2018 linkage group LG2, ASM1490517v1, whole genome shotgun sequence:
- the LOC122849099 gene encoding thioredoxin reductase 1, mitochondrial isoform X2: protein MAPIADAKYQYDLVVIGGGSGGLAAAKEAVELGAKVAVFDYVTPSPQGTKWGLGGTCVNVGCIPKKLMHQAALLGEAIHEATAFGWQISEPENIKNNWESLRSAVQNHVKSVNWVTRVELRNKKVEYINANGYFKDAHTVAGLMKNGDEKIVTADKVIIAVGCRPRYPDIPGAIEHGITSDDLFSLKNAPGKTLVVGAGYIGLECAGFLNGLGFETTLMVRSIILRGFDQQMANLVAEEMSQRGINFVYQAKPKAIKKQEDGRLLVHWVDKDGQVYEDIYDTVLFAIGRQALTPDLKLDNAGVKVVSETFKIAAENEETNVSNIYAVGDVLHKRPELTPVAIHAGKLLARRLYGNSLETMDYTNVATTVFSPLEYGCVGLGEEDAIKAYGEDNIEIYHAFYKPTEFFIPQKNMSHCYVKVVALRANDQRILGMHFIGPHAGEVIQGFAAAIKCKITFPLLKQTVGIHPTSAEEFTRVFITKRSGMDPTPQSCCS, encoded by the exons ATGGCACCAATCG ctGATGCTAAGTATCAATATGATCTGGTGGTTATTGGAGGTGGTTCAGGTGGTTTGGCAGCAGCCAAAGAAGCCGTTGAACTTGGTGCAAAAGTAGCTGTGTTTGACTATGTAACACCATCACCACAAGGTACAAAATGGGGTCTTGGTGGTACATGTGTAAATGTTGGATGTATCCCTAAAAAATTGATGCATCAAGCAGCTTTATTGGGTGAGGCTATTCATGAAGCAACAGCATTTGGCTGGCAAATATCAGAACCagaaaacattaaaaataattgggaAAGCTTACGTTCTGCTGTACAAAATCATGTTAAATCAGTTAACTGGGTAACACGTGTTgaattgagaaataaaaaagttgaatatatCAATGCAAATGGATACTTTAAAGATGCTCATACTGTTGCTGGTCTTATGAAAAAtggtgatgaaaaaattgtcaCTGCTGATAAAGTAATTATTGCTGTTGGGTGTCGTCCAAGATACCCAGACATTCCTGGTGCAATTGAGCATGGTATCACTAGTGATGATTTGTTTAGTTTGAAAAATGCACCAGGAAAAACGCTTGTTGTTGGTGCTGGTTATATTGGTCTGGAATGTGCTGGCTTTTTAAATGGTCTTGGTTTTGAAACAACATTAATGGTACGATCAATTATTCTTCGTGGTTTTGATCAACAAATGGCTAATCTTGTTGCTGAAGAAATGTCACAACGTGGCATTAATTTTGTCTATCAGGCTAAACCAAAagctataaaaaaacaagaagatGGACGTCTTCTTGTTCACTGGGTTGACAAG gaTGGACAAGTTTATGAAGATATTTATGATACAGTTTTGTTTGCCATTGGAAGACAAGCATTGACACCAGATCTTAAACTTGACAATGCTGGTGTTAAAGTTGTTTctgaaacatttaaaattgctgctgaaaatgaagaaacaaatgtttcaaatatttatgctGTTGGAGATGTTCTTCAT AAACGTCCAGAATTAACACCAGTTGCAATTCATGCTGGTAAATTACTTGCAAGAAGACTTTATGGTAATTCACTGGAAACGATGGATTACACGAATGTTGCAACTACAGTGTTTAGTCCACTTGAATATGGTTGTGTTGGTCTTGGTGAAGAGGATGCAATTAAGGCATATGGAGaagataatattgaaatatatcaTGCTTTTTATAAACCAACTGAATTTTTCATTCcgcaaaaaaatatgtcacaTTGTTATGTTAAAGTTGTGGCATTGCGTGCTAATGATCAAAGAATTCTTGGTATGCATTTTATTGGTCCACATGCTGGAGAAGTTATCCAAGGTTTTGCTGCTGCTATCAA gTGCAAAATAACATTCCCACTTTTAAAGCAAACTGTAGGTATTCACCCAACAAGTGCTGAAGAATTTACACGAGTATTCATCACCAAAAGGTCTGGAATGGATCCAACACCTCAAAGCTGctgtagttaa
- the LOC122849099 gene encoding thioredoxin reductase 2, mitochondrial isoform X1: MATLTFMTCRLASFRSIGTQKFKLFDNKYNIFIRPNKTLMTANKTFVACLCTDAKYQYDLVVIGGGSGGLAAAKEAVELGAKVAVFDYVTPSPQGTKWGLGGTCVNVGCIPKKLMHQAALLGEAIHEATAFGWQISEPENIKNNWESLRSAVQNHVKSVNWVTRVELRNKKVEYINANGYFKDAHTVAGLMKNGDEKIVTADKVIIAVGCRPRYPDIPGAIEHGITSDDLFSLKNAPGKTLVVGAGYIGLECAGFLNGLGFETTLMVRSIILRGFDQQMANLVAEEMSQRGINFVYQAKPKAIKKQEDGRLLVHWVDKDGQVYEDIYDTVLFAIGRQALTPDLKLDNAGVKVVSETFKIAAENEETNVSNIYAVGDVLHKRPELTPVAIHAGKLLARRLYGNSLETMDYTNVATTVFSPLEYGCVGLGEEDAIKAYGEDNIEIYHAFYKPTEFFIPQKNMSHCYVKVVALRANDQRILGMHFIGPHAGEVIQGFAAAIKCKITFPLLKQTVGIHPTSAEEFTRVFITKRSGMDPTPQSCCS; the protein is encoded by the exons ATGGCGACTTTAACGTTTATGACATGTCGCCTTGCATCATTTAGGAGTATTGGAACacaaaagtttaaattatttgataataaatacaatatttttattagacCAAACAAAACACTGATGACAGCTAATAAAACATTTGTTGCTTGTTTATGCA ctGATGCTAAGTATCAATATGATCTGGTGGTTATTGGAGGTGGTTCAGGTGGTTTGGCAGCAGCCAAAGAAGCCGTTGAACTTGGTGCAAAAGTAGCTGTGTTTGACTATGTAACACCATCACCACAAGGTACAAAATGGGGTCTTGGTGGTACATGTGTAAATGTTGGATGTATCCCTAAAAAATTGATGCATCAAGCAGCTTTATTGGGTGAGGCTATTCATGAAGCAACAGCATTTGGCTGGCAAATATCAGAACCagaaaacattaaaaataattgggaAAGCTTACGTTCTGCTGTACAAAATCATGTTAAATCAGTTAACTGGGTAACACGTGTTgaattgagaaataaaaaagttgaatatatCAATGCAAATGGATACTTTAAAGATGCTCATACTGTTGCTGGTCTTATGAAAAAtggtgatgaaaaaattgtcaCTGCTGATAAAGTAATTATTGCTGTTGGGTGTCGTCCAAGATACCCAGACATTCCTGGTGCAATTGAGCATGGTATCACTAGTGATGATTTGTTTAGTTTGAAAAATGCACCAGGAAAAACGCTTGTTGTTGGTGCTGGTTATATTGGTCTGGAATGTGCTGGCTTTTTAAATGGTCTTGGTTTTGAAACAACATTAATGGTACGATCAATTATTCTTCGTGGTTTTGATCAACAAATGGCTAATCTTGTTGCTGAAGAAATGTCACAACGTGGCATTAATTTTGTCTATCAGGCTAAACCAAAagctataaaaaaacaagaagatGGACGTCTTCTTGTTCACTGGGTTGACAAG gaTGGACAAGTTTATGAAGATATTTATGATACAGTTTTGTTTGCCATTGGAAGACAAGCATTGACACCAGATCTTAAACTTGACAATGCTGGTGTTAAAGTTGTTTctgaaacatttaaaattgctgctgaaaatgaagaaacaaatgtttcaaatatttatgctGTTGGAGATGTTCTTCAT AAACGTCCAGAATTAACACCAGTTGCAATTCATGCTGGTAAATTACTTGCAAGAAGACTTTATGGTAATTCACTGGAAACGATGGATTACACGAATGTTGCAACTACAGTGTTTAGTCCACTTGAATATGGTTGTGTTGGTCTTGGTGAAGAGGATGCAATTAAGGCATATGGAGaagataatattgaaatatatcaTGCTTTTTATAAACCAACTGAATTTTTCATTCcgcaaaaaaatatgtcacaTTGTTATGTTAAAGTTGTGGCATTGCGTGCTAATGATCAAAGAATTCTTGGTATGCATTTTATTGGTCCACATGCTGGAGAAGTTATCCAAGGTTTTGCTGCTGCTATCAA gTGCAAAATAACATTCCCACTTTTAAAGCAAACTGTAGGTATTCACCCAACAAGTGCTGAAGAATTTACACGAGTATTCATCACCAAAAGGTCTGGAATGGATCCAACACCTCAAAGCTGctgtagttaa
- the LOC122849084 gene encoding uncharacterized protein MAL13P1.304: MEEDETEVTNADTWNKFDDSKSSSNFQLNNVDEKIKNAEESVSQDSWDDDDESFDEDEEFDDDDDDDENDDDENDDDDDDDDDDDDDDDDEDEDEDEDEDEEQEGQHDEDEEEIKSSTYKLESFKNDILINDNDKEPEKINISVYPAMEKKEVIINKTPTGKLIDNNQKLVIRNVKNSKIKSQSQYLNSNLLIDIQKNVCLRCKKSKQTMVNSEMKNNKNICHCKYTLKTKNNYSEINNKPSTSLQNLSINDKFKNIANKFKISRKVYKCATCETYFENWNLFIHMRDIHNRHICLFCLGLFGAADRLSQHLEKQHRVKGIKYDSVDDFYHSFIGSCYLICCSCEKIFTESDNFYNHYCQIQTNDNDKLVINPVNIIKYNKNNKLTTINNNNFNIKKKIKIRNRISNHDKKLLSLYKRNVTNTYDRKVNNITNDNINSDNNKIISNVPIDDNTLNLNNIYDNNTFIQKQNSLTNDNKESIENDKKNCNNDNLSEDTVAETIFQVSKCFDDENNDTTIEKQSSPVLSDTFDNNKKIIINNHNNEKIVNAIDNEYDSVTETIMRVSKGIHDDDETDNDERMNKSSDSYQDNNKKQLSDNHMDISDHDDNNEISKLSEFSKNNESNIWKRDTNNLLSSSSSSSSSSNSSSSADENEDDDDDNNESNKNKPIASVSSVNTNDRRLVIKICTNKNSSFHVSATSNGITIPSESDEKNDTNKKNNLDCDNNDNQIEPSNERPKSSSPIREQQQQQQQQQQQQQQQESSPVTSLLDTSTESPTKNNDNQLNQQINYETKEKEEEEPVIEPLSFLPTTAENNDINNDEKIIDDNNHDANDNNDNTTIIPIDDGIKLVSDDVPLLDIDVVATLDATDIVDLLRSCIKAACSICIYCNHARQIAVDGKQLALHMLAEHNFQPQHPAIIIEKYQFIQRVKKSLDELSNHYINLDSYDSKIGTYNITKTRRYECFYCRITSLNHKDVYQHNRKIHQKMVIICIMCKLSFYSYSELLCHLCPGIDKTNLSMSVNPFTQIPSLSHSLNDIKYRCCNCLSMDILPSAFRLMVHLRRAHHTCDICLETTTNQHKLSNHIMKHKIIHPCFRCGISYRNKPDFKNHLYWKHGTESVDCKKCLQKKWPHIYHFCTPPNEFTCDECNIIFKKAVALKVHKRIHTNHEPYECNICFQKFISKKALGRHDIGIHNPPEILPPPVIPISCNNGNNNNNNNNNNNNISNEINDNDKPEPMNVDNDNFDNSENLNEHLKTSEQQQSSQINVNNEIIIKKPDEHVKKVIDVYDLPPLNLSSDSDSDTDNEIINKKNDNIVICVSDDKLNDDNKNNKDEEINKSNDDDNNKNNKDGEINKLNDDDNTITDDQQVTIMNGIWNNFKSYRLSLGTEDFDLAAENKIEEEKKRLELIDIITDDHDYCIVYTDSSKIDNSIQNNDAENKIVEKHEEKIVDENEIKNIDEKTIVNTEIIEETNTQPPEIENKPAENTTENEKKKTKSPKKKNKEKTDGSSSSSDSSSDSDTSCCSDSNCSCTSSSSGSSSSSSSSSDSESSNKKQNKTIKQNNIKESHDSENMTIDETIETNKINQDIPPKIPSPIPDSYEEEQKRIKDAKLVLRHSDLDTTETETDEDFYDEHPQKLALQLLEEKRNQLLASVPQPEEPIKPLQNGTIDDTQKLNSSPKKKTRGRKKKKGTRDSRPIRDSRPTRGAPKGPRGRKAKLSNCQINSTQQHQQQLQQQLQQQHQLQLQMSKTIDSFKLNIPNNKAYRAKQKIRFSLPNNTNYSTPSPSSTPVYDNYAINNSYQTTPQQNHSYSGSESETKRSSKRRRKPKRFYDDSSDEEAHLQEKLLKFRRTDPPPLSYLLPPPLPPSFPMEFNHTYPALSPQHNTIQQVPSLKLQPSILQSSLPTSPSPLLPPPTEQEPPSSPLLPPSIALPSSSPSPPSPQQEPPPPLSSQPLLPTPLLPPPPSTPPLTLKVRPIRIKHQLGGEAMIMKKKSLNIQDNNSEEVDNLHVGSVSDSDDANDSSSDSNTSDGDNKMQIDETPMIESPTIPVDNFSVSGPTSGAKLYCYCRCPYDEVSEMIACDSKNCKIEWFHFECVDIKVPPKGNWFCPNCKKTDPNATQ, translated from the coding sequence ATGGAAGAAGATGAAACAGAAGTTACAAATGCTGATACTTGGAACAAGTTTGATGACagtaaatcatcatcaaattttcaattaaataatgttgatgaaaaaataaaaaatgccgAGGAGTCAGTATCCCAAGATTCTtgggatgatgatgatgaatcatttgatgaagatgaagaatttgatgatgatgatgatgatgatgaaaatgatgatgatgaaaatgatgatgatgatgatgatgatgatgatgatgatgatgatgatgatgatgaagatgaagatgaagatgaagatgaagatgaagaacaAGAAGGACAacatgatgaagatgaagaagaaattaaaagttCAACATACAAATtagaaagttttaaaaatgatatattaataaacgATAATGATAAAGaaccagaaaaaataaatatatctgtaTATCCAGCAATGGAAAAGAAAGAAGTcatcataaataaaacaccaactgggaaattaattgataataatcaaaaattagtaatacgtaatgttaaaaatagtaaaataaaaagccaATCACAATAtcttaattcaaatttattaattgatattcaaaaaaatgtttgtttaagatgtaaaaaatcaaaacaaacaATGGTAAAtagtgaaatgaaaaataataaaaatatttgtcattgcaaatatacattaaaaacaaaaaataattatagtgaaataaataataaaccaagtacatcattacaaaatttatcaataaatgataaattcaaaaatattgctaataaatttaaaataagtcGTAAAGTATATAAATGTGCAACATGTGAaacatattttgaaaattggaATTTGTTTATTCATATGAGAGATATACATAATCGtcacatttgtttattttgtttgggTTTATTTGGTGCTGCTGATAGATTATCACAACATCTTGAAAAACAACATCGTGTAAAAGGTATTAAATATGATTcagttgatgatttttatcattcatttattGGCTCGTGTTACCTAATATGTTGTTcatgtgaaaaaatttttactgaatcggataatttttataaccaTTATTGTCAAAtacaaacaaatgataatgataaattagttattaatcccgtaaatattataaaatataataaaaataataaattaacaacaattaataataataattttaatattaaaaagaaaattaaaattaggaATCGTATTAgtaatcatgataaaaaattattatcattgtataAACGTAACGTAACAAATACTTATGAtagaaaagttaataatattactaatgataatattaattcagataataataaaattatcagtaATGTgccaattgatgataatactctcaatttaaataatatatatgataataatacatttatacaaaaacaaaatagttTAACTAATGACAACAAAGAATccattgaaaatgataaaaaaaattgtaataatgataatttatcagaGGATACTGTTGCTGAAACAATATTTCAAGTATCAAAAtgttttgatgatgaaaataatgacaCAACAATTGAAAAACAGTCGAGTCCAGTATTATCTGatacatttgataataataaaaaaatcataattaataatcataataatgaaaaaattgttaacgCCATTGATAATGAGTATGACAGTGTTACTGAAACAATAATGCGTGTATCAAAAGGtattcatgatgatgatgaaactgACAATGATGAAAGGATGAATAAATCATCAGATAGCtatcaagataataataaaaaacagttATCTGATAATCATATGGATATATCTGATCATGATGACAACAATGAAATAAGTAAATTAtctgaattttcaaaaaacaatgaatCAAATATTTGGAAACGTGATAcgaataatttattgtcatcatcatcctcatcatcatcatcgagtAACTCGTCTTCATCAGCAGATGaaaatgaagatgatgatgatgataataatgaatcaaataaaaataaacccaTAGCATCAGTGTCCAGTGTTAATACAAATGACAGAAGATTGGTTATCAAAATAtgcacaaataaaaattcaagttttcaTGTATCAGCCACATCAAATGGTATAACTATACCATCTGAgtctgatgaaaaaaatgatactaataaaaaaaataatttagattgtgataataatgataatcaaaTTGAACCTTCAAATGAAAGACCcaaatcatcatcaccaatacgagaacaacaacaacaacaacaacaacaacaacagcagcagcagcagcaagaATCATCACCAGTAACATCATTACTAGATACATCAACTGAATcaccaacaaaaaataatgataatcaattgaatcaacaaattaattatgaaaccAAAgagaaagaagaagaagaaccaGTAATTGAACCTCTATCATTTCTTCCAACAACTGCTGAAaacaatgatattaataatgatgaaaaaattattgatgataataatcatgatgctaatgataataatgataatacaacAATTATACCAATTGATGATGGTATAAAATTGGTATCTGATGATGTGCCATTACTCGATATTGACGTTGTTGCAACACTTGATGCAACagatattgttgatttattacgTAGTTGTATAAAAGCAGCATGttcaatatgtatttattgtaATCATGCAAGACAAATTGCTGTTGATGGTAAACAATTAGCTTTACATATGCTTGCTGAGCATAATTTTCAACCTCAACATCcagcaataataattgaaaaatatcaatttattcaacgtgttaaaaaatcacttgatgaattatcaaatcaTTATATTAATCTTGATTCTTATGATTCAAAAATTGGTAcatataatataacaaaaacaCGTAGATATGAATGTTTTTATTGTCGTATTACATCATTAAATCATAAAGATGTTTATCAACATAATCGtaaaatacatcaaaaaatggtaataatatgtataatgtgtaaattatcattttatagtTACAGTGAATTATTATGTCATCTTTGTCCTggtattgataaaacaaatttatcaatgagTGTTAATCCATTTACTCAAATACCATCATTATCACATtcattaaatgatattaaatatcgttgttgtaattgtttatcaatggATATATTACCATCAGCATTTCGTTTAATGGTACATTTACGTAGAGCACATCATACATGTGATATATGTCTTGAAACAACAACTAATCaacataaattatcaaatcatattatgaaacataaaataatacatccATGTTTTAGATGTGGTATATCATATAGAAATAAAcctgattttaaaaatcatctttATTGGAAACATGGTACTGAATCAGTTGattgtaaaaaatgtttacaaaaaaaatggccacatatttatcatttttgtaCACCACCAAATGAATTTACATGTGATGaatgtaatattatatttaaaaaagctgTTGCATTAAAAGTACATAAACGTATACATACTAATCATGAGCCATATGAGTGTAATATttgttttcaaaaatttatatctaaaaaagCTCTTGGAAGACATGATATTGGAATTCATAATCCACCGGAAATATTACCACCACCTGTTATTCCAATTTCTTgtaataatggtaataataataataataataataataataataataatatatcaaatgaaattaatgataatgataagcCAGAGCCAATGAacgttgataatgataattttgataatagtgAAAATTTGAATGAACATTTAAAAACATCTGAACAACAGCAATCAAGTcaaattaatgttaataatgaaattattattaaaaaaccagaTGAACatgttaaaaaagttattgatgTTTATGATTTACCACCACTTAATTTATCATCTGACTCAGATTCTGATActgataatgaaattattaataaaaaaaatgataatattgttatttgtgtatctgatgataaattgaatgatgataataaaaataataaagatgaagaaattaataaatcaaatgatgatgataataataaaaataataaagatggagaaattaataaattaaatgatgatgataatactaTTACTGATGATCAACAAGTTACAATTATGAATGGTATatggaataattttaaatcatacaGATTAAGTTTGGGAACAGAAGATTTTGATCTAGctgctgaaaataaaattgaagaagaaaaaaaaagattagaattaattgatattattactgaTGATCATgattattgtattgtttatactgattcatcaaaaattgataattcaattcaGAATAATGatgctgaaaataaaattgttgaaaaacatgaagaaaaaattgttgatgaaaatgaaataaaaaatattgatgaaaaaacaatCGTAAATActgaaataattgaagaaaCAAATACTCAACCACCTGAGATTGAGAATAAACCTGCTGAAAATACAActgaaaatgaaaagaaaaaaacaaaatcacctaaaaagaaaaataaagaaaaaactgaTGGATCATCGTCATCGAGTGATTCATCTAGTGATTCTGATACCAGTTGTTGTTCTGATAGTAATTGTAGTtgtacatcatcatcaagtggtTCGTCATCTAGCTCAAGCTCTAGTTCTGACTCAGAGtcctcaaataaaaaacaaaataaaacaatcaaacaaaataatatcaaagaaaGTCATGATAGTGAAAATATGACTATCGATGAGacaattgaaacaaataaaataaaccaagATATACCACCGAAAATTCCATCACCAATACCAGATTCATATGAAGAAGaacaaaaaagaataaaagatgCAAAATTAGTTCTTCGTCATTCAGATTTAGATACAACAGAAACTGAAACAGATGAAGATTTTTATGATGAACATCCGCAAAAATTAGCACTACAATTATTAGAAGAAAAACGTAATCAACTTCTTGCATCAGTACCACAGCCAGAAGAGCCGATAAAACCCTTGCAAAATGGTACAATTGATGATACACAAAAACTAAATTCAAGTCCtaagaaaaaaacaagaggtagaaagaaaaaaaaaggaactaGAGACAGTCGTCCAATTAGAGATAGTCGTCCAACTAGAGGAGCTCCAAAAGGACCTCGTGGACGTAAAGCAAAATTGTcaaattgtcaaataaattcaacacaacaacatcaacaacagctgCAGCAACagctacaacaacaacatcaattaCAACTACAAATGTcaaaaacaattgattcatttaaattaaacattccAAATAATAAGGCCTACAGagctaaacaaaaaataagattTTCATTgccaaataatacaaattattcaacaccatcaccatcatcaacaccagtatatgataattatgcaataaataattcttatcAAACAACACCACAACAAAATCATTCATATTCTGGGAGTGAAAGTGAAACAAAACGATCATCAAAAAGACGTAGAAAACCAAAAAGGTTTTACGATGATTCGAGTGATGAAGAGGCAcatttacaagaaaaattattgaaatttcgTCGTACTGATCCACCACCACTATCATATTTACTTCCACCACCATTGCCTCCATCATTTCCAATGGAATTTAATCATACATATCCAGCACTATCGCCACAACATAATACAATACAACAAGTACCGTCACTAAAATTACAACCATCAATATTACAATCATCACTACcaacatcaccatcaccacTACTACCACCGCCAACAGAGCAAGaaccaccatcatcaccacTACTACCGCCGTCAATAGCactaccatcatcatcaccatcaccaccgTCACCACAACAagaaccaccaccaccactatcATCACAACCACTGTTACCTACACCACTAttgccaccaccaccatcaacaCCACCATTAACACTTAAAGTAAGACCTATAAGGATAAAACATCAATTAGGTGGTGAAGCAAtgattatgaagaaaaaatcattaaatatacaagATAATAATAGTGAAGAAGTTGATAATTTACATGTTGGTTCAGTTAGTGATTCAGATGATGcaaatgattcatcaagtgATTCAAATACATCAGATGGTGATAACAAAATGCAAATTGATGAAACACCAATGATAGAATCACCAACAATACCAGTTGATAATTTTAGTGTTTCCGGACCAACATCTGGAGCTAAATTATACTGTTATTGTCGTTGTCCATATGATGAAGTATCTGAAATGATTGCGTGtgattcaaaaaattgtaaaattgaatGGTTTCATTTTGAATGCGTTGATATTAAAGTACCGCCAAAGGGTAATTGGTTTTGtccaaattgtaaaaaaacagatCCAAATGCAACACAATGA